From Polaribacter haliotis:
GAAGCTACACTTTTACTCCAACTGCCAATTTTAACGGAACTTTTCCACAAATAACCTATACAGTTTCAGATGGTACAAGTTCTGTAACAAGTACTTTAGATCTTACAGTTACACCAGTTAACGATGTTCCTATTGCTGTGCCAGATACAAATACAACTACAGAAAATACATCTTTAACAGTAACTACAGCAAATGGATTGTTATCTAATGATACAGATATAGATGGAGATTTTTTATCTGTTTTAGATATTATAATTAATGGAACTTCTTATACAGTTGGAGCTCCAATAGTATTACAAGAAGGAACCATAACTATTAGTACAGATGGTAGTTACGTTTTTGCACCAGCGAATAATTTTAGTGGAGCATTTCCTCAAATATTATATACAATTTCAGATGGTTTTAGTAATGCATCAAGTACTTTAAATATAACTGTAATACCTAGTGGTAATACTAATGTTGTGCAACAAATTACCGGAAATATAAATTTAGATTTAGGAAACAATAATTGTGTTTCTGGCTCAAGTCCCATGCCAAATATTCAGTTAAAAACTACGGGTGTAAATGGAACTTATTTTGCAACAACAAATGCAAATGGAGATTATACATTTTCAATTAACGAAAGTGGAGCAGTAACTACAGAAGTAATCGCAAACGGATTTACTGCAAATCCAATAAATTATTCAAACACATTTGTAAGTGGAACTTCACAAACAGTTTCAAATCAAGACTTTTGTATGGCTTCCTCTATAATAGGAGATGATGTTAGTGTTTTAATAATTCCTATTACAGATGCAAGGCCCGGTTTTATAAGTACATACAGAGTTCAGTACTCAAATTCAGGAAACACTACAGTAAGTGGAAATGTTGTTTTAAATTTCGAAGACAATAAGACGTTTTTTGTTTCTGCGAATCAACTAACAAGTAGTGTAACATCAAATTCGTTAACTTGGAATTATAGTAATTTATTACCCTTTGAAACAAGAGATATAGATGTAACGTTTACAAATAATACACCAACACAAGCCATAAATCCTTTAAATAGCGGAGATTTATTGAATTTTCTGGCGTCAATCACTCCATTAACTTCAGATATAAGCCAAAATGATAATAATTTCACCTTGGTACAACCTGTTGTAAATGCTTACGACCCAAATGATGCTACAATTTTAGAAGGGCCACACATAACAGCATTGCAAGCCACACAAGATTTAAATTTTAGAATCCGTTTTCAAAATACAGGAAGTGCATCTGCAATTAATGTAAACGTAAAAACTCTTTTAGATGTAGATTTAGATTGGGCGACTTTTATACCTATTAGTGCTTCACATTCTTACAGTACAACTTTAAACCCAACAACAGGAGAAGTTAATTTTAATTTTTCGAATATTAATTTACCAGATAATACTACAGATCCTGCTGGAAGTAATGGTTGGATACTTTTTAAAGCAAAACCAAAGAGTACTTTTGCAATTGGAGATATTGTAGATTGTGGAGCAGATATTGTTTTCGATTTTAATTCACCAATAATTACCAATGTTGCACAAACTCAAATTCCAATACCAAACGCTACTTACGTGCCAGATGATGCTTTTGAGCAAGCTTTAATTGATTTAGGTTATGATTCGGGTGTTTTAGATAATTATGTATTAACTGCAAATATTAATACAATTACAAGTTTAAATATTTCAGACCCTACAAATAACCCAAATTTACCAAATGTAAATGCTAAAATTTCTGATTTAACTGGTATTGAAGATTTTGTAAGTTTAAAAACATTAAATGCTTCTGATAATCAAATTGTAAATTTAAACATTAGCAAAAATATCTTATTAGAAGATATAAGGCTAACACGAAATTTGTTAACTAATTTAGATGTGTCAAAAAACACAAAACTTAAAGTTTTATATACTGATGAAAATAATTTAACAACATTAAACGTAAATTTTAATTTAGATTTAGAATTACTTTATTGTGGTAAAAATCAAATATTAAGCTTAGATGTTTCAAAAAATTTAAAATTACATTCTTTAGCAGCAGATAATAATAATTTAACTCATATAGATGTTTGTAATAACAAAGCATTAGTAACTTTAGTATTAGATTACAATAATTTAAAAGCAATAGATGTTCGTAGAAATAATTTACTTACTTCTTTAAGTGCCATCAATAATAATTTATCTAGCTTAAATATTGCAAATGGAAATAATATAAATATATACACACTTTTTATTATTAACAATCCAAATTTAACCTGTATTACTGCAGATATAGCAACACCTGCAATAGGTCTAGCTGCATGGACATTAGATGCTCAAAATAATTTTTCTGCAACATTATGTGCAAATAGTTTAACATACGTACCAGATGATAATTTAGAAAATTATTTGGAAACACACGATGCAAATGGTAACATGGTAGCTAAAGCAGCTACAACAAGTATGGGTAATGCATTAACAGCTTCAGATCCTTTAGATAATTACGTATTTACCAGCAGAATACAAAATGTTACAAAATTAGCAGTGCCAAATTTATCTATTGCAAGCATGACTGGGATTCAAGATTTTGCAAGTTTAAAATATTTAGATTGTAGTACAAATTTATTAACATCCATAAATATTTCTAAAAATTTAGATCTAGAAGATTTTAGATGTGATGATAATAAACTATCAGCTTTAGATGTTACTAATAATGTGAAATTATTTAATATTGCTGCATCTAAAAATTTAATAAATACTTTAGATGTAAGTTCTAATATAGATTTAAAAACATTAGAATTATATGATAATAAATTATCTACATTAGATGTTTCTAAGAATTTAAAATTAGAACAATTAGGTTATGGAGACAATTTATTTACAACAAGTGTAAATACAGACCTTAACCTTTCTTTGGAGTTTTTAAGATGCGACTTAAATGCAATTTCTAATCTTAATGTTACTAAAAATACTAAGTTAATAAGCCTAATTGCAGGAGATAGCAATATTGCTACAATAGATTTTAGTAAAAATACCAAGCTAAGAACAGTATCTTTTTTAAGAAGTCCATTAACAAGTTTAGACTTTAGTAACAACCCAATTTTAAAGGAATTATTTTTAGATACAACCCAGCTAACAGGTTTAGATGTTTCTGCAAATCCTATATTAGAAATCGTATTTGTTAAAAATAATCCATTATTAGCAAATTTGAATATCGCCAATGGAAACAATGCTAATTTTTTAAGTTTAGATATTAAAAATAATCCGAATTTAACTTGTATTACAGCAGATGCAGCAACACCAAATGTTGGTTTAACAGGTTGGCTTAAAGATGCTGCTCATAATTTTAACGCAACTTGTGCATCACAACAGATTACCTTAATACCAGATGCAAATTTTGAGCAAAGATTAATCGCTTTAAATATTGATACTGATGGGGTTATAAATGGGCAGGTTTTTACTGCTGATATTAATACGATTACAACACTAAATGTTAATTCTTCTAATATCTCAGATTTAAAGGGAATTGAAGATTTTGTAGATTTAAATACACTGTTTATTTCAAACAACCAATTGAGTAATTTAGATTTTTCAAATAATATGTCTTTATCAGTTCTTTATTGTAATGGTAATAACTTAACAAATTTAAATGTCTCCCAGAATACTGCTTTAACTCAATTATACACCAATGGTAATAATCTAACAAATTTAAATCTTACACAGAATACAGCACTTATTTATCTACAATGTAATGATAATCAATTAACAAGTTTAGATGTATCCAAAAACACAAGTTTAATAAGGCTTAAATGTCAAGATAATCAAATAGCAGGCGTTTTTGATGTATCCCAAAACATAGCTTTAAACATCTTTGAATGTAAAAATAACTTAATATCAGATTTGGATATATCTAATAATACAGGTTTATCCACTTTAAGATGTCAGAATAATAAATTAACAACCTTGATTTTAAATGCTAATTTGAAAACTTTAGAGGCTCAAGATAACTTATTATCAAATGTGAACTTTACTGTAAGCCCATTATTAGAGTTTCTAACCATAAATAATAATTTATTACAATCGTTAGATTTTAGCCAAAACCAAAATCTTAAAGGAATTACAGCTTCAAATAATTTGATAAATGAATTAGATTTGAGTAATAATCTATTGTTAACAAACGTATATGCTGATAATAATTTAATTGATAAAGTAATGGGATTAGACAAAATAAGTGGTTTAATACAATTTCATGTGACAAATAATAAAATAACAAAATTAGATTTCTCTAATAATCCTTCTTTAAGTACACTTCAATGTTCAGGTAATAAATTAACCTCATTAAACCTTAAGAATAGTAGAGTCAACTCTTTTTCTGCTAAAAATAATCTAACTTTAACTTGTATAGAGGTTGATTTTTATCAATATAGTAATTGGAGTTATTATACCAATGCTGGCTTGGTAGATTCTCAATCTATTTTTAACACAGATTGTTCTGCAGTTTGGTCTGTTATGACATCTTCTGCAACCACAACTGTATTATTAACAATTCCAAATTTAGATGCAG
This genomic window contains:
- a CDS encoding DUF7619 domain-containing protein, translated to MKTKLLLLSILTSLFFTSKLMSENLKPNIYNSFIINNIVNNPPVAVDDLNNTTLEDTSITISTISANDTDDVSIDPTAILLIDPSNSSNTGNSTTPLIISGIGNYTVDNLGNVTFNPETNFHGTANVKYSIKDNQGLLSNIATVFIAVSPVNDAPVAVPDTNVTSEDTILTVTGANGLLNNDSDIDGDNIVVTLFTVSGTSYVVGTTANLQEGDIIINADGSYTFTPTANFNGTFPQITYTVSDGTSSVTSTLDLTVTPVNDVPIAVPDTNTTTENTSLTVTTANGLLSNDTDIDGDFLSVLDIIINGTSYTVGAPIVLQEGTITISTDGSYVFAPANNFSGAFPQILYTISDGFSNASSTLNITVIPSGNTNVVQQITGNINLDLGNNNCVSGSSPMPNIQLKTTGVNGTYFATTNANGDYTFSINESGAVTTEVIANGFTANPINYSNTFVSGTSQTVSNQDFCMASSIIGDDVSVLIIPITDARPGFISTYRVQYSNSGNTTVSGNVVLNFEDNKTFFVSANQLTSSVTSNSLTWNYSNLLPFETRDIDVTFTNNTPTQAINPLNSGDLLNFLASITPLTSDISQNDNNFTLVQPVVNAYDPNDATILEGPHITALQATQDLNFRIRFQNTGSASAINVNVKTLLDVDLDWATFIPISASHSYSTTLNPTTGEVNFNFSNINLPDNTTDPAGSNGWILFKAKPKSTFAIGDIVDCGADIVFDFNSPIITNVAQTQIPIPNATYVPDDAFEQALIDLGYDSGVLDNYVLTANINTITSLNISDPTNNPNLPNVNAKISDLTGIEDFVSLKTLNASDNQIVNLNISKNILLEDIRLTRNLLTNLDVSKNTKLKVLYTDENNLTTLNVNFNLDLELLYCGKNQILSLDVSKNLKLHSLAADNNNLTHIDVCNNKALVTLVLDYNNLKAIDVRRNNLLTSLSAINNNLSSLNIANGNNINIYTLFIINNPNLTCITADIATPAIGLAAWTLDAQNNFSATLCANSLTYVPDDNLENYLETHDANGNMVAKAATTSMGNALTASDPLDNYVFTSRIQNVTKLAVPNLSIASMTGIQDFASLKYLDCSTNLLTSINISKNLDLEDFRCDDNKLSALDVTNNVKLFNIAASKNLINTLDVSSNIDLKTLELYDNKLSTLDVSKNLKLEQLGYGDNLFTTSVNTDLNLSLEFLRCDLNAISNLNVTKNTKLISLIAGDSNIATIDFSKNTKLRTVSFLRSPLTSLDFSNNPILKELFLDTTQLTGLDVSANPILEIVFVKNNPLLANLNIANGNNANFLSLDIKNNPNLTCITADAATPNVGLTGWLKDAAHNFNATCASQQITLIPDANFEQRLIALNIDTDGVINGQVFTADINTITTLNVNSSNISDLKGIEDFVDLNTLFISNNQLSNLDFSNNMSLSVLYCNGNNLTNLNVSQNTALTQLYTNGNNLTNLNLTQNTALIYLQCNDNQLTSLDVSKNTSLIRLKCQDNQIAGVFDVSQNIALNIFECKNNLISDLDISNNTGLSTLRCQNNKLTTLILNANLKTLEAQDNLLSNVNFTVSPLLEFLTINNNLLQSLDFSQNQNLKGITASNNLINELDLSNNLLLTNVYADNNLIDKVMGLDKISGLIQFHVTNNKITKLDFSNNPSLSTLQCSGNKLTSLNLKNSRVNSFSAKNNLTLTCIEVDFYQYSNWSYYTNAGLVDSQSIFNTDCSAVWSVMTSSATTTVLLTIPNLDADNDGAITVAEAAAFTGDANGELNLSGTGITDVEGLQAFTSILQLDVSGNGITDLSPLTNSTFGLIAKSTGKTKTIRKTTAMALETIVLNDNSFEVLDFNTLTNLKNVDISNNPNLVTVSFQNGNNANIISFNSKNTPKLTCILVDDVNASNLSTWQKDAKNTFVASEAECRSKVLSVDNINISEDIYMFPNPVENRLTIELENNLTLKMVEVFTITGKIVTKTTNKNINFSKFSNGIYLVRIITDKGISTKRVLKK